The following are encoded in a window of Paraburkholderia sp. HP33-1 genomic DNA:
- a CDS encoding transporter substrate-binding domain-containing protein, producing MKVAALRGERTEGIVRIVRRPPFSRLVRGTHSVLLALAACGALAFAGAARADELTGTLRKIHDDGVVVLGVREASIPFSYFDGGRTVGYSQAIAMQIVDEIRKTLSMPQLRVHEVTVTSSNRTPMLLNSQIDLECGSTTHTVERENVAAFSDSIFQYAVRMITRKNSGITDFADLAGKPVVTTAGTSDERLLRSLNTDKQLNMRIMSVRDHQDAFNAMKEGHAVAFVMDEPIVYGFKATDPHSDDFIVTGTPLGYEVYACMFRKGDEPFRALVNRVIAHSQTSGDAERLYRLWFTQPIPPHGINVNFPLSEQNRALFAHPNDRALD from the coding sequence ATGAAAGTTGCAGCCCTCCGCGGGGAACGGACTGAGGGCATCGTTCGCATCGTCCGGCGCCCGCCTTTCTCGCGGCTCGTGCGCGGCACGCACAGCGTGCTGCTTGCGCTGGCCGCTTGCGGCGCGCTCGCGTTCGCCGGTGCCGCCCGCGCGGACGAACTGACCGGCACGCTGAGAAAGATCCACGACGACGGCGTCGTCGTGCTCGGTGTGCGTGAGGCGTCGATCCCGTTCTCGTACTTCGACGGCGGGCGCACGGTCGGCTACTCGCAGGCGATCGCCATGCAGATCGTCGATGAAATCAGGAAAACGCTCAGCATGCCGCAGCTGCGGGTTCACGAAGTCACGGTGACGTCGTCGAACCGCACGCCCATGCTGCTCAACAGCCAGATCGACCTCGAATGTGGCTCGACCACACACACGGTCGAGCGCGAAAACGTCGCCGCGTTCTCCGACAGCATTTTCCAGTACGCGGTGCGCATGATTACGCGCAAGAACAGCGGCATCACCGATTTCGCCGATCTGGCCGGCAAGCCGGTCGTGACGACCGCGGGCACGTCCGACGAGCGCCTGCTGCGCAGCCTCAATACCGACAAGCAGCTGAACATGCGCATCATGAGCGTGCGCGACCATCAGGACGCATTCAACGCGATGAAGGAAGGCCATGCGGTCGCGTTCGTGATGGACGAGCCGATCGTCTACGGCTTCAAGGCGACCGACCCGCATTCGGACGATTTCATCGTGACAGGCACGCCCCTCGGCTACGAGGTTTATGCGTGCATGTTCCGTAAGGGCGACGAGCCATTCCGCGCGCTCGTGAACCGCGTGATCGCGCACTCGCAAACGTCGGGCGACGCCGAGCGTCTCTACAGACTATGGTTCACGCAGCCGATTCCGCCGCACGGCATCAACGTCAATTTCCCGCTGTCGGAGCAGAACCGCGCGTTGTTCGCGCATCCGAACGACCGCGCGCTCGATTGA
- a CDS encoding glutamine--tRNA ligase/YqeY domain fusion protein: MNTERNDAPAASNFIRNIIDDDNRTGKWSQRVETRFPPEPNGYLHIGHAKSICLNFGVARSYGGVCHLRFDDTNPEKESVEYVESIIDSVRWLGFEWQKDRTEHLYYASDYYDKLYEFAELLIQRGKAYVDSQSAEEIRLNRGSATQVGTPSRFRERPVEENLDLFRRMKAGEFKEGEHVLRAKIDMSSPNFNMRDPVIYRIRFAHHYRTGDAWCVYPMYDYTHCISDALENITHSLCTLEFEDHRPLYDWILNELAEAGIFKRPLPQQIEFSRLNLTYAITSKRKLLQLVNEGHVDGWDDPRMPTIVGVRRRGFTPESIQLFCERIGVTKVDSWIDMSVFEGALRDDLDAKAPRTVAVLDPVKLIIDNFPENLTEPCHAPVHPHHPEHGMREFPISRELWIEREDFTETPPKGYFRLFPGNKVRLRYGYVIECTHADKDENGNVVAVHCNYFPDSKSGTEGANNYKVKGNIHWVSAAAACPAEVRIYDRLFKEAQPDAGGRDFLEALNPDSKRVVQAYLETGARHALPEQRYQFERHGYFVADRVDSKPGRPVFNRIVSLRDSWGKPA, from the coding sequence ATGAATACCGAACGCAACGACGCGCCCGCGGCATCCAATTTCATCCGCAACATCATCGACGACGACAACCGTACCGGCAAATGGAGCCAGCGCGTCGAAACGCGCTTCCCGCCGGAGCCGAACGGCTATCTGCATATCGGTCACGCGAAGAGCATCTGCCTGAACTTCGGCGTCGCGCGCAGCTACGGCGGCGTGTGCCATCTGCGCTTCGACGACACCAATCCGGAGAAGGAGAGCGTCGAGTACGTCGAGTCGATCATCGACTCGGTGCGCTGGCTCGGCTTCGAGTGGCAAAAGGACCGCACCGAGCATCTGTACTACGCGAGCGACTATTACGACAAGCTGTACGAGTTCGCCGAGCTGCTGATCCAGCGCGGCAAGGCGTATGTGGATAGCCAGTCGGCCGAGGAAATCCGCTTGAACCGCGGCTCGGCCACCCAGGTCGGTACGCCGTCGCGCTTCCGTGAGCGCCCGGTCGAGGAAAACCTCGACCTGTTCCGCCGCATGAAAGCGGGCGAGTTCAAGGAAGGCGAGCACGTGCTGCGTGCGAAGATCGACATGTCGTCGCCGAACTTCAACATGCGCGACCCGGTCATCTACCGCATTCGCTTCGCGCATCACTACCGTACCGGCGACGCCTGGTGCGTGTACCCGATGTACGACTACACGCACTGCATCTCGGACGCGCTTGAAAACATCACGCATTCGCTGTGCACGCTCGAGTTCGAAGACCACCGGCCGCTCTACGACTGGATCCTGAACGAGCTCGCCGAAGCCGGCATCTTCAAGCGTCCGCTGCCGCAGCAAATCGAGTTTTCACGCCTGAACCTGACCTATGCGATCACCAGCAAGCGCAAGCTGCTGCAACTCGTCAACGAAGGCCATGTGGACGGCTGGGACGACCCGCGCATGCCGACCATCGTCGGCGTGCGCCGGCGCGGCTTCACGCCCGAGTCGATCCAGTTGTTCTGCGAGCGCATCGGCGTGACCAAGGTCGACTCATGGATCGACATGAGCGTGTTCGAAGGCGCGCTGCGCGACGACCTCGACGCGAAGGCGCCGCGCACCGTCGCCGTGCTCGACCCGGTCAAGCTGATCATCGACAACTTCCCCGAAAACCTGACCGAGCCGTGCCACGCGCCGGTGCATCCGCATCATCCGGAACACGGCATGCGCGAGTTCCCGATTTCGCGCGAGCTGTGGATCGAGCGCGAGGACTTCACGGAGACGCCGCCGAAGGGCTATTTCCGCCTGTTCCCGGGCAACAAGGTGCGCCTGCGCTACGGCTATGTGATCGAATGCACGCACGCGGACAAGGACGAGAACGGCAACGTCGTCGCGGTGCATTGCAACTACTTCCCGGACAGCAAATCGGGCACCGAAGGCGCGAACAACTACAAGGTCAAGGGCAACATCCACTGGGTCAGCGCGGCGGCCGCGTGCCCGGCGGAAGTGCGCATCTACGACCGGCTGTTCAAGGAAGCGCAACCGGACGCCGGCGGACGCGACTTCCTCGAAGCGCTGAATCCGGACTCGAAGCGCGTGGTCCAGGCCTACCTCGAAACCGGCGCGCGTCATGCGCTGCCGGAGCAGCGCTACCAGTTCGAGCGCCACGGCTACTTCGTCGCCGACCGCGTCGATTCGAAGCCGGGTAGGCCCGTATTCAACCGCATCGTCAGTCTGCGCGACAGTTGGGGCAAGCCGGCGTAA
- a CDS encoding NUDIX hydrolase translates to MSPRVVSCGIVLLDPDGRVLLAHATETTHWDIPKGHGEDGEAPYVTALREMVEETGIALGAGRLKDLGLFVYRRDKDLHLFAARASADELDLSTCTCTSLFPRRSDGTLIPEMDDYRWVSVDEIPRYASRSLTQLFETTLSLAQLHRSL, encoded by the coding sequence ATGAGCCCACGAGTCGTCTCGTGTGGGATCGTGCTGCTCGATCCCGACGGTCGCGTTCTGCTCGCGCACGCAACCGAAACGACCCACTGGGATATTCCGAAAGGACATGGCGAGGACGGCGAAGCGCCGTACGTGACCGCGCTGCGCGAGATGGTCGAGGAAACCGGCATCGCGCTCGGGGCCGGTCGCCTGAAGGATCTCGGCCTGTTTGTCTACCGCCGCGACAAGGACCTGCATCTGTTCGCAGCGCGTGCGAGCGCCGACGAACTCGACCTCAGCACGTGCACCTGCACGTCGCTGTTTCCGCGCCGCTCGGACGGCACGCTGATCCCCGAAATGGACGACTACCGCTGGGTGTCGGTCGATGAAATCCCGCGCTATGCGAGCCGCAGTCTGACACAGCTCTTCGAGACGACGCTGTCGCTCGCGCAGTTGCACCGGTCGCTATAG